The following proteins come from a genomic window of Micavibrio aeruginosavorus EPB:
- a CDS encoding secretion/conjugation apparatus DotM-related subunit, which translates to MSDKASNTTSENAVGYSILAVVFFCLFILFWYFNEYTVKDAFRWIRWAEMSVVSLVVPDDYSVNFQGQDFNFKEAKDAIATIPKRELNALNVSYIGTMSMAPFKYIFIAILAAIALWCQMYGPGTNNRRKLDLNGLIRAQAKNFPAVAPFVNFNPSTQPPRPPGSPVPSELPAFAEALGPEEWLAYNNVPMPDGKIDEGAAYMAFARQLGPRWQGWMKLPDYKQVLLAAFCLKASRKRSDGDAMMGRIAACWSFEKGLQLSKDRKLVSDARKVLKNKDLAGLVLSRANQHAFHTTAMLRAMATAREEGGVLAPAQFVWLRAHDRTLWYPLNNLGRQAFHMEGLGAMAHYKAEKMTQRPIPRPKVEGAVQVIRDYMASDRARPVPQLDYKGGKRGLKKPKGSGKK; encoded by the coding sequence TTGTCCGATAAGGCTTCCAATACGACCAGCGAAAACGCCGTCGGTTATTCCATTCTGGCGGTGGTGTTCTTCTGCCTGTTTATCCTGTTCTGGTATTTCAACGAATACACGGTGAAGGACGCATTCCGATGGATCCGCTGGGCGGAGATGTCGGTTGTGTCGTTGGTTGTGCCGGATGATTACTCGGTCAATTTTCAAGGGCAGGATTTTAATTTCAAGGAAGCCAAAGACGCCATTGCCACAATCCCGAAACGGGAATTGAACGCGCTGAACGTCAGCTATATCGGCACGATGTCGATGGCCCCGTTCAAATATATCTTCATCGCTATTCTGGCCGCGATTGCATTGTGGTGCCAGATGTATGGCCCCGGCACCAACAACCGCCGCAAGCTGGATTTGAACGGGCTGATCCGCGCGCAGGCGAAAAACTTCCCCGCTGTTGCCCCGTTCGTGAATTTCAACCCGTCCACACAACCACCGCGCCCGCCGGGATCGCCGGTGCCATCCGAATTGCCCGCCTTTGCCGAAGCGTTGGGGCCGGAAGAATGGTTGGCCTATAACAACGTCCCGATGCCGGATGGAAAAATTGACGAAGGTGCCGCGTACATGGCGTTCGCCCGTCAACTGGGCCCGCGGTGGCAGGGATGGATGAAACTGCCCGATTACAAACAGGTTTTGCTGGCTGCGTTCTGCCTGAAGGCGTCACGTAAACGGAGCGATGGCGATGCCATGATGGGTCGGATTGCAGCATGCTGGTCGTTTGAAAAAGGATTGCAGTTGTCGAAGGACCGCAAGCTGGTCAGCGATGCCCGCAAGGTTTTGAAGAACAAAGATCTGGCCGGTCTGGTCCTCAGCCGCGCCAACCAGCACGCGTTCCATACCACCGCAATGCTGCGCGCCATGGCCACCGCCCGCGAAGAGGGTGGCGTTCTGGCCCCGGCGCAATTCGTCTGGCTGCGCGCGCATGACCGCACGCTGTGGTATCCGCTGAACAATCTGGGGCGGCAGGCCTTCCACATGGAAGGTCTGGGGGCGATGGCCCATTACAAGGCCGAAAAAATGACCCAACGCCCAATCCCGCGCCCGAAGGTCGAGGGCGCCGTGCAGGTGATCCGCGATTACATGGCATCCGACCGTGCGCGTCCGGTGCCGCAACTGGATTACAAGGGCGGCAAGCGCGGCCTGAAAAAGCCCAAAGGCAGCGGCAAGAAATAA